One stretch of Pelmatolapia mariae isolate MD_Pm_ZW linkage group LG3_W, Pm_UMD_F_2, whole genome shotgun sequence DNA includes these proteins:
- the LOC134623837 gene encoding Fc receptor-like protein 5: MKLLNILYTARLTVSPSSSQFFKGDFVSLSCEEDDSSAGWTLRRNTSRQQRTQCGRDGWGEPAGSSCDISHIYKWETGVYWCESREGPISNMVNLTVTGGSVILQSPVLPVMEGDDVTLLCKTKTTPSNLPAAFYKDGSLIRKQPTGHMTIQHVSRSDEGLYKCDISGHGESPSSWITVTEVSAGRQPTTTNSPITSSNMPPTTSLPSYSTTLRLVCHLVVICPYFISTLLMVSLYRHRAKGNDPTIFLATETNTDGRLCEDYDDIAEVTTEHQL, from the exons atgAAATTACTAAATATTCTCTacacagctcgtctgactgtgagtcccagcagctctcagttctttaaaggagactttgtgtctctgagctgtgaggaggacgacagctctgctggatggactctgaggagaaacacaagcagacaacagaggactcagtgtggaAGAGATGGGTGGGGAGAACCAGCTGGTTCTTCCTGTGACATCAGTCACATCTACAAATGGGAGactggagtttactggtgtgagtccagagagggtcccatcagtaacatggttaacctgacagtcactg gtggatcagtgatcctgcagagtcctgtcctccctgtgatggagggagatgacgtcactctgctctgtaaaacaaagaccactccctccaacctcccagctgctttctataaagatggctccctcatcaggaagcagcctacaggtcacatgaccatccagcatgtttccaggtctgatgaaggcctctacaagtgtgacatcagcggtcatggagagtctccatccagctggatcactgtcacag AAGTCTCTGCAGGTAGACAACCTACAACCACAAACTCACCCATCACCTCTTCAAACATGCCCCCAACCACATCTTTGCCCTCTTACTCCACCACGCTGAGACTGGTCTGTCACCTGGTGGTGATCTGTCCATACTTCATCTCCACTCTCCTCATGGTGTCTTTATATCGACACAGAGCCAAAG GAAATGACCCCACCATCTTCTTGGCAACAGAAACTAACACTGATGGGAGACTCTGTGAGGACTACGATGATATTGCCGAGGTGACCACTGAGCATCAGCTCTGA